GAGGAGTTTGGCGCGATCGCGTCAGGAACCATAAAAATCCAAGATAGGGAAACAGGGACAATGCAAATAAGGTTTCCTTAGATACAGAAAAGGTGTGGGCGAGGAGAGGGGAGGAAAGCATAGGGTAATAGGGGGATGGAGTGATGGAGTGGGGTTTAAGGGGAGTGATCGGCTTTGGGGGAGGTGTGCCAGATCCACCAGGCGGCTAGGCACAGCGTTGTATTGCCTACAACCGTCGTGGCAGCTTGCAGGGTCACTAACCATTCTAGGTTTGCGGCGTTGTCGAAGTAATGCCAGGTGCAGGCGGACATGGCGCTGATCAAAAGGGGCAACATAGCGACGGCTAGCCAACGCCATGCCGGATTTTTTTTCACGTCGGCATACAGCCAAATCAGCCAAATGGCGGCGACCCATTCAATCACGCTGGAGATGTGGATGACCCAGGTTGGAATTGATAACGCGTGCATAGCAAACCAGTGGATAGGGGGAGCAATGTTAGATACGGGGTGCAATCACTTCAGCGTGTGCCCTTGGATATTGTAAGGTGTATGGCAGTTTCGAGAAATGAGTGGCTCATGCGTGCAGTGTTGTGCGGGTATTACGGCAAGGGAAATGGCGGCGATGAGGCGTTATTGGCATCGCTCTTGCAAATGCTGCCGTCGGAGGTGACGCCTGTGGTGTTGTCCGGCGATCCGACCCAGACGCAGCAGGATTATGGGGTTGAGG
This DNA window, taken from Synechococcales cyanobacterium T60_A2020_003, encodes the following:
- a CDS encoding DUF2499 domain-containing protein, translating into MHALSIPTWVIHISSVIEWVAAIWLIWLYADVKKNPAWRWLAVAMLPLLISAMSACTWHYFDNAANLEWLVTLQAATTVVGNTTLCLAAWWIWHTSPKADHSP